The Flexibacter flexilis DSM 6793 DNA segment TGAATCGCTTTGGCCACACTGCTACTGCTGCCCAGCTCCTCGATAGAGGAGCGTTGTAACGCTTGGCTGTTGAACAGTGATTTCATTTCTCCAGTATGTGTGTGATAAGTTCTTTTCGTTCTATCATGGCCGCCAAATTGTCTGCCGAACGTCTCCCTGCTTTGGCATGGGAGATGTTGGCAATGAGATTTTTGCGCATTTTCTCTAAAACGGCACGGTCAAGGCTCTCCAAGACCTTCCCCTCATCGGGCATGGGGTCGGGTAGTTTGCCATGCTGTTTGTAATAACTCAGTTGGTCAATGATTTCATTGATTTCTTTGTCAAGCGATAAGATGCGCAAGGCCATTGTGCCGCGCTCATCGTCGCGCTGACAACTGTCAAGTTTGGAATGCAGAAAGGCCATTTCTGCATACAAACTGCGCCATTTCTTTTCTAATGCGGCGATTTCTTCGGGGGCGTTTTCTATCCGCTCCACGCTGCGAATTTCGCGGCGTGGAATGGCGGTGGCCGCTTCTGCCAATGGTTGGAATGCTTCTACAATGCGCTCCAGCTCGGCACGCAATTTTTGCGCGTTATACGTGTTTTTGCCTTTGGCAAACATACGTTTTAACGTCGCATTTTGGCCGTACAGCTCGTAGAGGTGTAGGCCTACGCCATAATCCATTCCACTGGATAACCATTGTTTAATATCGTCCATGCAAGCAAAAATAGGCTTGTATGGATACGCACAAAGGACAAAATAATAGGGGCTGATGCCCCTGTTATGAGTTGTCCCAAGCGGCTAAAAGCCAAACGATTTCACCCGTATCGGGCATGGCATAGGTTTTGAATTTTCTGTCCACCAGTGCGCGGTTGATGCTGTCTTCAGGAATACAATAGCCATAATGCGCGACAATAATGTCGCGGATTTGTGCGGTTGTTTTAAACATTTCAGCGTTTTTTACGCTCTCGGCAGGCTCATACATTCGTGCGAAAGCATCGAATATGTGGCCAAAATCTTGTGCTGGCGTTTGCTCCATGACTTTATTGTGCTTGGGTGCATTCGCCAAAACAAATGAACACCATCATTTAGGGGCATAATGCCCCCGCACCCAAGCAAGTCTTAAGTCAAGCTGGGGGATGGTGTTTTAAAAATGTTTTGGCACAACAAACATAAAAAAAGCCTTCGCAAATGCAAAGGCTTTTTTCCAAATAACAAAAATATATGAGTAATTAATCTGTGACTACAATCGTCATTTCAAAAGTAGAAGATTCTACCACCGTGCCAGTGGCCGTGCCGTCGGCAGTGATTTGTCCTACCAAGGTAAAGCCGTAAATACCTGCAACGGTTGGTGTGCCTTCCACGACAATCTTACCATTTACCACACTGGCCGTCATTCCTGTTGGCAAGTCGCCAGCCGTAACTACCACTTTATGCAACGTTCGTCCGTCTTCAAAGACAAAGAAATTAGCATCAGCCGTATTGACTGGAATCGCATAGGTTTGATTACCGTACTCTACATATTCGGTGCTACCACCTGTAAAGTCAAGTCTGATTTTGAGCGGTGTTTTGAAGGCGATTAGTCCCGAATAAATTTTGGCAATGCGCCCAGCCGAATCAAAGGAGATTTTGGCGTGTTTCAAGTCCTTAACCTCGCCCCCTGTGGTAACTTCCCCTGTCTTGAGAGAGGCGGGCAAACCTTCGCTGCCAACGATACGCCACTCTGTTTTATCGCGCTCGCGAATAGCCAAGACCGTGCGGGTATTCTTGAAAAATTCAATGAAACCAAGCAGATACGCTTCGTTGCCAGGGTGAACAAATTCCAAATCATTTTCGGCACTGCGGCCATCGCGCTCACCAGCAAGTGTACTCTTGAGAATACCTTTGTTCGCGGTCGTTTCGATGATACACCAATATTTTCCTTCGTACAACTCAAAATTGCCAAAGTATTTCACCAGTTCCTCGAAGTTCGCGGCGGTGTCTATGCCCTTGGTGGTGGGCCACGTCTTAATCCATGAGTAAGGGATATAGGCTATATCGACCTGAATCCCTGCATCGTTGTTTGCGCCATCTCTGACGCGGAGATTTTGAATATTCATCAACATGGCTTATTCTTCTCCTTCCTGTACTGCTACCAGTACGCTTGAACCCATTTCTAACAGTGCCGCCACGACATCGGGGCGATTGAGTAGCTCTTCAGCAGAAATCACGCCAAAGGGTGGTACGTTGAATTTCGGTGCGGCCACACGATAACTTTTGTCTTTGTGCGTAACAACGAACTTGCCGAATTTACGGGCGGCCACCAAGCTGGCTTGTTGGGCGACATCTAATCGGGCGGTAATGTCGGCAATCACCAAATCTGATTCCTCTTGCTGGGCTAAGAGCTGTTTGTCTTTGTCCTCAAGGGCGGCTTGTTGGGTTGCAATTTCTTTGTCTTTGGCAGCAAGCATTTCAATGAGCTGCGCTTTTGTCAAATCTTCTAAGGCCATTTTATTAAAATAGAATTGGTTGAGAATCAATAAGAAATATCCTTGTGTAGGCAAGTAAGATTAGGCTTGTTCGTTTGCCCAAACCAACCCTTCTGTAATGCCAAAGCCAACACCACGTTTAAAATCAACCATGACTTCAAGCTCTCGGCGATTGGATTGGACGATGATGTTTTCTTCCTCGTTTACACCGTCCTCCAACATGAGCAAGTTTGTTTTTTGCGTGATAATGATGCGATTAGAACCGTTCATGTACATAGGTGAAACCATCGTACAATTGGTGAAATCCAGTGTTGAATTAGCGGCTGCGGTCAAGTCGTTTTGAAAATCAGCACCACGTTTGGCACGGAAATAATTACGGCGATGCGTCGGCGAAATCAACATGACTAATTCGCCATCGCGAAACTCACTATTTACCGAATCGAAGACCGATTCGACTTTAGACACGATGTTTGCAGCGGAAATTGTTCCTGTTGCGGTTGGCACTATTTTCCCTGCGGTAATAGCGTCGGCGGTTACTTTCAAAATACCATCAAAGGAAGTCATTGCCCCGCCTGCAACACCAGGAGTCGGCGCAACATAAGAGCCGTTCACGGTACACTTATTGATGTCTCGTTTGAGGCGTTCAGTAATTTTGTCGTAGATGTACTCGACAAAAGGATATGCTTCAGGTGATGAATTGTTTGTTTTCAGGTGGCCAATCCAAGTGGCCTCAAGGTCTTTGGGATTAAAGGTATAATCCACTTTTACGGGGCGATTTTTGATGATTTCGGGCTTGAAATTGACGCTTCCCTTCGGTGTCCAACCTTTTTGGTAAGGCTGCATCATCTCGGCGATTTCAATTTCCGTCATCACGTATTCGTCCTGAATGCCTGAGACAACAGTAAAATACTTACGCGCATCTTCTTGCGAGTAGAGCTTACTCATAATTTCAGCTTTTTTCTGGCGATAATACGCGCCCAAAGCCGCATTGAGTGCAGTTAAGTTTAATGACATGGGTTGTATAGAGTGGTTTTAAAAATGGATAAGTAATTGCAAAACAGCATTTTATTTTTTGCCAAGTGCTTTTTTGGCACGTTGGTTAAAATCAAATGAGCTGGCCTTAGTAAAATACTTACGCGCATCTTCTTGCGTGTAGAGCTTACTCGTAATGTCAGCTTTTTTCTGGCGATAATAGGCCCCCAAAGCCTCACTGAGTGTAGTTAAGTTTAATGACATAGGTATAGAGTGGCTTTAAAATGGATAAGTAATTACCAAACAGCATTTTAGCTTTTACCAAGTGCTTTGTTGGCGCGTTGGTTAAAATCAAATGAGCTGGCGTTATAAGCTGTTTGTTGCGGGTCTGCACCGTCTGTTTCTGTCTTCTTGCCTTGAATGGACGTGTGATTGTCCCCCGCACTTTGGTTGTCGGCCTTGAGCTTGGTAACCTCTTGCTCAAGGGCTGTAATTTTATCGGCGGAAGCGGAAGCATTAGCAGTCGCCGCATCGAGTTTGGTTTGCAAGTCTGCTACCTTGTCGGCGTTGGCTTGCGCTGCCTCAGCAGCTTCTCTGCTCAATAGCGTTACACCTGTTATTTTTGCTTCGGCCAAATCTGCATTGGCTTTGGCAATCATCTCTTGTGTGATTTGCGTTTCTGGCTTGGTGGAAAGAGCCAATACGTTTGGGAATTTGTTAAGGAAATTCATAAGAAAAAAAGAGTGTTATTTATGAATGAATACGGTGATGTAGCTTATTAACAGCCTCTTGCATGGAGCATATTCCATCGAGTAGGCCAATGTTTACGGCCTCTTGCGCCATGTACATGGCCCCATTAACGGGGGCTTCTGTTTTCAAATCAATGGCCAGATTGGGGCGGTTGGTTATGACGGCATTGCGGAAAACTTCGTTAATGGGGTCAAGCATATTCTTGCGAATCGGTCCATAATTCCCTGCTTTGGCCTCTATCACATCTTTGTTTTTTTCCGCGCTGGCCGTGGCTGTTACATAGTGTTCTTTCACGCCCATTTTTTCAAGCATACTGCTCATGTCATTGACTGCGATGGCTGTGCCAATACTTCCAACCATGGAGCTTTCCGAGTAAGCGTATATTTCATCACAGGCGGAAAGCAACCAATAACCTGCACTGGCGGCCAAGTCTTCTACCATGCCAAGGGTGGGTTTGCCATAGTCTTGGGAAATAGATTTGATAGCATTGGCAAATACTTCTGTGCCTGCTACGCTGCCTCCTCCCGTGTCAAATACAAACATAACAGCGGCAATATTGGGGTGTGCGGCTGCGGCAAGTGATTGGCTCATAAGTTCTTTAGTGCCTGCACTAAAACAGCTTGATTCCTTCATCAAAGGGCCTCGCACCTCCACCACTGCGATAGATTGGGCGGGAGCTTGCTCCAACGTATAGCCACTAAATCCTGTGGAGGGGTCGCCATTGATGGCATAAGTTGCCAATGTGGGAGTTTCCATGTTGCCCGCCATTGCCTGCGCCTGTGGGTCAAATAGCATTTTCATTGCTAAAGGCAATAAAGTAGCGGCTATGTTATCTTCCATTAAAAAATTACTGGAGAGGGCGCGAATAGCGGCAATGGCTTGGGCATTCATGGGAGAGTGGTTATTAGGTTAGGTTAATGTGCAGCGCAAACCTGCCTGAATTATTATCCTCAAAAAAGGACAAAACAAAAGCCTATTCAGGGGCTGAATAGGCTTTGAAATGAAAAGGCGGGCGCATCTCGTGTATTGCCATTACTGGCCTACACTACTCAGCTATTGCCATTATTGGCCCTACTGTCTCGCGCCTTGCCATGTCTTTAAAGTAGCTGAATCACAGGGATATAATTGTCTGTCATTTCTCCTGCTGCCAATACTTTATCCGTCAGACCACCAATGGCCTGTATTCTGTTGTATCCGATTTTTACTACTCTGCTGAATGCTCCGTAATATTTTTTGCCATCGACTGTAATTTGAATCGCGAAGGCAAAATATTGATTCTTGCGAATGTCTCTGCCCGATGAGTTTTTTACACCTTTGGGAATGAGCCTGTAATGTCCTTCATTGACTGACATGGTTCTAAACCATTGTTCGCGTTCAATTGGCACGGCCAACAGGCTGTTTTCTGCGGGCAAAGCAAACTCGGTAGCGCGGCCTATATTGGCCGAATCGTTGTGTTTGGGGTGCGTCCAACGCGCTGATATTTTGAATTTTACGGATAAATCTGACCCATTTCTTTTCTTGCTTTTTTGTCTGGGCTTGCCTCGTAAAATGTGTACAACAGGCTGGTATTCAAGGAACTTTTGATTAAACGCTGACCAACGCAAAAACACGTTGTTGTTGTCGCACAAGAGGGTGAGCTGTGGAATGCTAATCTCTGTGCTATTGACATTGGCGGCCACAAAATCCTTGAGCTGGGCAAGCGTTACTTTATAGGTTGGCTCGTTGCCCGATTCGTCGGATAGAGGTAACAAATCCGTGCCTTTGAGTTCGCGTGTCAGGGCGGGTAATTGATGTATTTTGCTGCCTTCGCTCATAGAAGTATTGGGTCTAAGTTGTTTTGAAATACTTGGCCGCCATCGTTTAGGAGTAAGTATTGTGGGGGCGCATAGAAGAAAGCAGGGTTTGCGCTTTGGTTTCGATAGCTAAAACTACGCCCAACCAAGCCCGTTACTTTTTCTTTTACGGCCAAATCTGCTTTGGAAAGCAAGAGCGGATTATCCATCGCCCCAATTATTTTACGCTGCCCGTGAGCGTTGGTAATAATGCCAATGCAAGGCACGGCGGCATATTGCCAAAGCCAATCAACTACTTCTGGGCGGTCTTTGGGTACAAAAAACGAAAGGTCTTTTTTCCAAAAATGGCCGTGTTTTGAATCATTGAATGTTTCGGTATATCCTGCCGATTCGCTCGAAAAATGAATCTCTCTAAATTGAGAGGCCTGTGAAATAGTGATAGAGGATTGAACCGTCCCATTGACGGCGGGAGCAATGAACAGCACTTCGCGATAATCAATAAGCATGAGCTTAATGATACTTCCGAAATTGTCTCCCTGAAAATCCGCAATACCTTTTTCCATGCAACGAAGGTACTCAGACCGCTGTACGTGGTAAAGGACAAAACGCGGGACAAATGAACTACTGGCGGAAAATAGATTTATAAAATCGGCTCAATGGCTTCTTTAAAACGTCTGTCATAGCGATAATAATATTTCTTGAGCGTGTCAAAGGGTACATCTTCTTCGGTGAATCCGTACAAATCCATGAAGGCAATGATTCTGTCTTTAATGGTTTCCCCTGAAGCTCTACCATTGACAAAAGCGCAAAGGGCTGCATACATCATTCGCTTGAGTTCATTGCCCACGAATTTTTCGTGTTTGGGTTTCATAAAAAAACGATGGTATTTGACCAAGTTCGCCGACAACGCAAAAACTACATACGCTTGGGCTTCGCATCGCTTTTTTTGCGTTTGAATGTTGGCATAAGATTGTAGCGAGCTGTACACCATTTTATGAAAGCCCACTGATTGAGAAAGCGCAATCGGTTGGGGGTGGGTGGCGGCAAAATACTTGGCCACCGCAGCGTTTACAGGGACGCGATAAGTATATTGGGACATAGGTTGTAGATTTGTTATCCGAAAGATAAAAGACGTGGGGGACAAAACGCAGGACAAATGAACTGCTGGCGGAAATTATACCGCAACAAAATCAAGTACGGCTTGCGGAATAGTGATTGTTTCTACGACAAGATGATTTGCACTGGTGGCTTGTGCATTGAGCTGTGCGTGTAATTGGAGTAGATAAGGGTAATTGACGGCGTACTCTTTGGACTTGATTAACAATAGCTTCTTGAGCGAATCTTGTATCGTATTGCGTTGCTGGTAATAGGTCAAGCATTGCTGCGGGGCGCAACTTTTATAGACAAACAACAGGCTGTATCCTTCGGATTTCAAATGCTTGATAGCCTGCTCGTAGAGTTTGCCAATGCCTAATGTTTCGTAAACAACAAAGGGCATTGTCTGGAGTTTTTCAAAGAAAACATTTTTGGCGTTTTCGTTCAATTGAAAGGGGTTGAGTTGTTGATTTTTTTGAAACGCCTCCAGTTTAATTTCGTCCAAGCACAGGTATTGATAGTGGGCAAATGCTTGGTGTTGTAGTAAGTGTTGGCACAGGGTACTTTTGCCACTGGCGATATTGCCATACACAATGATACAGGCTTTTTGCATAAAAAAGAACGGGGTTAGGTTGGAATGCGTTAGCTGCCTGAAGGGGCGCAGCCGCCTCCTCAAGAGGCCGAAGCGTAAGCGTAGCCGTAAGGGAGCGGCCACCCTTTTTCGGGTGGCAACGCCCAAAGATTTTTTTATTGAATTATACAGGAAATGCCCGCACATCGCACGGGCTTTTGGGGGTTTAATTATGTGTTTTGGAGGCTATCCTTTATACCAGATACATACGTCCATCCAAGTATTATAACCTTATCAGGAGTGGTGATTTTTATGTCAGTTAATGTGCGGCAGGCAGCAGGAATTAACTCAATAGAAACATCTTCAAAAAACCTACCATAAAAAAAA contains these protein-coding regions:
- a CDS encoding S49 family peptidase yields the protein MNAQAIAAIRALSSNFLMEDNIAATLLPLAMKMLFDPQAQAMAGNMETPTLATYAINGDPSTGFSGYTLEQAPAQSIAVVEVRGPLMKESSCFSAGTKELMSQSLAAAAHPNIAAVMFVFDTGGGSVAGTEVFANAIKSISQDYGKPTLGMVEDLAASAGYWLLSACDEIYAYSESSMVGSIGTAIAVNDMSSMLEKMGVKEHYVTATASAEKNKDVIEAKAGNYGPIRKNMLDPINEVFRNAVITNRPNLAIDLKTEAPVNGAMYMAQEAVNIGLLDGICSMQEAVNKLHHRIHS
- a CDS encoding nucleoside/nucleotide kinase family protein; the encoded protein is MQKACIIVYGNIASGKSTLCQHLLQHQAFAHYQYLCLDEIKLEAFQKNQQLNPFQLNENAKNVFFEKLQTMPFVVYETLGIGKLYEQAIKHLKSEGYSLLFVYKSCAPQQCLTYYQQRNTIQDSLKKLLLIKSKEYAVNYPYLLQLHAQLNAQATSANHLVVETITIPQAVLDFVAV